The Pseudodesulfovibrio cashew genomic sequence ACCTACCAGGGAGCCATGGGATGCGGTCCGCTTCTGGTCCAATCCTTCATCAGGAACCATGGGCGCGTGCATGGCCATGGCCGCCTATCTTCGCGGAGCCGAGGTCACCGTGGTGGCCGGACCCACAGCCTTGAGTTTTCCTTCCGGGATGTCCGTGGTGCAGGTCCAGACCGCCCAGCAGATGAATGCGGCATGCCAGGATCTCTGGCCCTCCATGGATGTGGCTTGCGCCACCGCTGCTGTGGCCGACTTCCGTCCGGTTCTCTATGGCCCGGACAAGTTCAAGAAGGAGCAGGGCGACGGCCTGCACGTCGATTTTGTCCCCAACCCGGACATCCTCAAGGGATTGGGCGTTTCCAAGCAGGGATACCAGCGTCTCATCGGTTTTGCCGCTGAAACGCGGAACATCAAATCCGAGGCGTCCCGCAAGCTCAAGAGCAAGAATCTCGACCTCATTGCTGCAAACGATGTTTCGAGAGAAGGCAGCGGCTTTGGCACTGCCACGAATCAGATGTATATACTGGACAAGGCAGGCCGCCAGGAGTCGTGGCCTAAACTGCCAAAGACCGAAGTAGCATGGCGTTTATGGGATCACCTTCTTCTCGATTAAATACGGCAACTCGGTATCGTCCCTGGGTGGACGCCGGGCTTAAATATGTCTTTTCGCCTGACAGGGCGGGGCATCCGGTGGAGGTAGCCGCTCCAGCTGCGGTCCAGTCCCAAGGGCCAGCTTCCCTTGCAGCCTCACCGCGGCCTCAAAGAGAGGCAGCACCAGCCCGCGAGATTGATACAAGCCGTGCAGCACCACCAAACGCACCAGCGTCAACTCAACCTTTTCCCCGTACCGCAACTTTTCCCGAACCATGGTCTACGTTCCTGTCCAAGGTCAAAGCCAGTTCACCCAAGGTCATCTGCACGTACATGGAACTGGGACTCGATCTTGGCGGTCAACCTGACCCGCGCAGAAGCGCCGTGCTCAAGTCGACGCTCAACACACATCTGAAGTGGCCTCCGGGCACTGCAGCGTTTTGGCCCATGTCAGCATTACGGCAGGGCAGTCTGCAACCCGACCGTGCCATGTTCTGGAAAGGGTGGGAGATTTGGCGGACACCGTACATTGTTTGTTTCGGTGATGAAGCACTCAGGGTTATTCATCCCGAAGGGGTGGCAGGGAACAATACGCATCTGCTGGAGCATGTCACCATACTTGTCGTGCCTCCCCTCGCCCGACTCATTTCCATGCTTCCGCATGAACAGCATCTTGCCACCGAAGGACTCAAGGCTGTCCGTCTGTGATAATTTTTGATCGGCGGAGTACCGTGTTACTCTCCAGCCTCTTCCACTTTAGCTCTTTGTTGTCTGCATTTCCCTTGTATGCCTGCAATTCGTTCATAATTGCGCGTTGACGCATTTTACGCCTTTGCGGGATAACCCGGGCTGGATTTTTAATAAAATGTCTCAGCGGCCCGATTTTCAGGAGCCATAGAACGCCAACGCTTTACCGGTGTTGTGTCTCCAAATGGTCAAATTCTGACCTTCCTGTCCCATGTCACTTGCCTAACGGCACCTGGATAGCGTATGAGATGCCCTTAAACCTGTGTCACCTGTGCCGCCCCTATTTTTCATAGAAGGTACAGGGAGAGCAAAACACCTTTTTTACAACAGGGATGCCCATAGCATGAAACTTCTTGTTACCGGAGCTGCCGGATTCATCGGCTTTCATCTTTCCTTACGCCTCACCAACGAGGGCCATGAAGTGGTGGGTCTGGACAATCTTGATCCATACTATGACGTCAACCTCAAGAAAGCTCGACTCGACATACTTTCTCAAAGCGAGCTATTTCGTCACGTAAACATCAGCCTTCAGGATGAACGCTCCATGAGTGATCTTTTCAAGACCGAAAAGTTCACCCATGTGATCAACCTGGCAGCGCAGGCCGGCGTCAGGTACTCCATCGAAAATCCCATGGCCTACGTGAACACCAACCTGGTGGGCTTCGCCAATGTTCTTGAGGGGTGCCGTCACAATGAAGTAGAGCACCTTGTTTACGCTTCCAGCAGTTCTGTCTATGGCATGAACACCAAGATGCCGTTGTCGCCTCATGAAGGGGTTGATCACCCCATGAGCCTGTACGCTGCCACCAAGAAGTCCAACGAGATGATGGCGCACTCTTATTCCAACCTCTATGATCTGCCCACAACTGGTCTTCGTTTCTTTACCGTATATGGTCCTTGGGGCAGGCCAGACATGGCGCTTTTCTTGTTCACCAAAAACATTCTTGAGGAAAAACCCATCAATGTTTTCAACTACGGCAAAATGCGCCGCGACTTCACCTATATTGATGACATCGTCGAAGGCGTAGTCCGTGTGACCAAAAACATTGCAACTGCCAATCCCGATTGGGATGGTGATAATCCCGATCCTTGCACCAGCTCCAACCCCTACCGTGTCTATAACATTGGTAATAACCAGGTTGTGGAGTTGTCGCGTTACATAGAGGTCATCGAAGAGGTTGTCGGCAAAAAGGCCATCTACAACTATATGCCCATGCAGCCGGGCGATGTTCCTGCCACCGAGGCAGATGTCAGCGATTTGATGCAGGATGTTGGATTCAAGCCCGACACCAGCATTGAATTCGGGATTCGGAAATTCATCGAGTGGTACCGAGAGTATTACAACGCTTAGTTCTACTTTCCAGTCTTCGCCGAAGCTATCTAATCGATATCAAAGAGCGCGATCCAATCAGGGTCGCGCTCTTTTTTGTGTGATTTTATCCTGATCAACTTGCCTTCATTTTCATTTCGTCCTACGAACACGTTGAGCACTGACTGATCTGTTTCACGTGAAACAATCATGACAGAAGTGACATGTTTCACGTGAAACATTGCACTGAATCCACAACACCGTGGTCAAGCGAGGATCGTGTGGCGAGAAGAATCGTTGTAGCTAATCAGAAGGGCGGTGTCGGCAAGACGACCACGTCCGTGAATCTGGCGGCGTCTTTGGCGGTGATGGAAAAAAAGGTTTTATTGGTGGACTGCGATCCACAGGGGAACGCCTCGAGCGGGCTCGGGTTCTACCCGGGAGACAGACGCGAAAACATCTACACCGTGCTGTTCGACCCCAAGAAGGTGCACAAAGCCATTTACGAAACCGACGTGCCGTTCCTCCATATCCTGCCGGGAACGCAGGATCTGGTAGGTGCTGAAATCGAATTGGTAGGGGAGATCGGACGCGAACATTACCTGCGGGAATTGGTGATGGGGATTGATGAGGAGTATGATTTCATCATCATCGATTGTCCTCCGTCCCTTGGGTTGCTTACGGTCAATGCCCTTTGCGCAGCAACGGAGATGCTGGTCCCGCTTCAGTGTGAGTATTACGCTTTGGAAGGTATAGCGCAGTTGCTCATGACATACGAAAAGGTGCGCAAGAGACTTAACACCGAGTTGAAGATTCTCGGCGTGGTTCTGACCATGTATGATGGGAGGAACCGGCTGTCCTGGCAGGTCAAGCATGAGGTGCGCAAGGCCTTTCCTCAGCATCTTTTCGATACGATCATACCGCGGAACGTCCGTCTTTCCGAGGCGCCAAGCTTCGGCAAGCCCGTGATCAATTACGATATCAAGTCAAAAGGGGCTGAGGCCTACCTGGCACTGGCGCAGGAAGTGGAGAGGAGCTCCACGGCGCCGGCCTGATCAAGTTCTTTCACAAACGAAAACACCCCGGAGAACCGGGGTGTTTGCTAGGCCCAAAGGGGAGATGATCAGTACCGCGCTTCCTTGGTGTCGTCCTTTTCATCCTGGTAAGGAGAGCACTCGGTCAGGATTTCGTCCTTGAAATGCCGTTTGATTATCCTTGATTGACATTTGACGCATTTGAATGCGACCAAGCCGGCCAAGTTGGCGGACGTCAGGAAAAAACGGCGTGGATTGTCGGCTTCCCAGTCCTCAGTAGCGTTACCGCAATGCTCGCAGGCAACGTCCTTATCGACAGGGTAGTCAAAGTCCCAGTACTCTTGGAGCGTCTGCCAGTCAGAGATCGGCTCGGCCATGGGTTCGGGCTCCGGTTTTTCGGCCAGGCCAAGTGCCTTGAGCACGTCCTCGCGGACATGAGCCCAGGCCTCGGCAGTCAGCAGGGCGCCGATAAGGTTCCCGTTTTTATCATAGAGTTCATTGATGTGGTCAGACATGTCGGCTCCGTTGGTTCATGATGTGCTTTCGGGGCGTTATAGGCGCTTCCGTGCCAATGGGCAAGCGCGCAGAGATCAAGCAAGAGGAGAGCATATGAGTTCGGGTAACAGAGGGCTTGGCCGTGGGCTCGACGCCCTGTTGGGTGGGGTTAGGGAAGATGCCGAGATTACGGTTGAATCGTCGGAAGTCCGGATGATTCCCATCGCGTCCATCACGCCCAACCCCCACCAGCCGCGACGGGAGTTTTCCAGGGAAGCCCTTGAGGACCTCAGTTCTTCCATCAAGGCGCGTGGCGTACTCCAACCGGTGCTTGTCCGGCCCTTGGAAGAAGGGCGCTACGAGCTGGTCGCAGGTGAGCGTCGTATGCGCGCTTCCAAGATGGCCGGTCTTGAGGAGATTCCCACGCTGGTCCGGGACATGACCGACCAGGAGAGTCTGGCCATCGCGCTCATCGAGAATCTCCAGCGCGAGGATCTCAATGCGGTGGAGGAAGCTCTGGGGTATCAGCAGTTACAGCGCCAGTTCGGCCTCAGTCAGGAGGAACTGGCCAGGCAGGTGGGCAAAAGCCGGTCCGCAGTGGCCAACTCGTTGCGACTTTTGAATCTCCCCGAGTCCATCCAAACGGATATCCAGCAGGGTGCGTTGACGGCGGGGCACGGTCGCGCCATCATGTCGGTTGCCGACAACGCCATTCAGGACGAGTTGCACCGCCGGATTGCTGATAACGGTTTGACCGTCCGGCAGGCTGAAGCGCAAGCCGTGTTCTGGAAGCAGAACGGCAGACTCCCTGGTGCGGAAGAGGTTGGTGAACCTGTGAGCAACTCCAGGAGCGGAACATCCGTGACCAAGCCCATTGATCCAAAACTCAAAGAGCTACAGACACGGCTGGGTGACTTGCTGAATATTAAGGTTAAAATTTCAGGCAGCCAGGAAAAAGGCAAGATTACGATGAGTTATTCAGATGAAGATTCATTGCGGTCTATTGTGGAAAAATTGGGTTCCGAGATGATTTGAACCCCTGACTTAATCAGTGGGGGCAGACTTCATCCGTGATCGGATTGCGATGATCATCTTGTCGTGGCAAAATAGATGCACTTGGCAACCCGGAATCTTTCAACCAACACAAAAATAGGAATCATCGGCAGCTTCTTTATGACTCTAGAACAAATCCATTCCGCCATAGCCGCGCTCAAAGGCAACAAGGTCATGATCATTGGCGATCTGATGCTGGATCATTACATGATCGGCGGTGTTGAGCGCATTTCACCGGAGGCGCCTGTTCCCGTGGTCCGCGTGGAGCGGGAGTCTTCCCTGCTCGGTGGCGCAGGTAACGTCGCCCGCAATATTGTCTCCCTGGGCGGTCATGCGATGCTTGTTTCCACCGTGGGTACGGATGAGGACGGCAATACCCTGGATCGGCTTTGCCGGGAGGCAGAAATCGCTACGAAGCTCATTCGCGACCCTGCCCGCCCAACCACCAAAAAAACCCGTATCATCGCCAGCAACCAGCAGGTGGTCAGGGTAGACCAGGAGTTGGCAGTACCCCTGCAACAGGCCGAGTTCGACGAATTGTTCAACTATCTGAGCAGCGTGATCAATGACTATCCGGTGATCATTCTGTCCGACTACGGCAAGGGGTTCATTTCCCGGGAGTTCATGGATCGGTTCATGTGCCTGATAGAGACCTGCGAACGCCGTCCGCTGGTCCTGGTCGACCCCAAGACCGTGAATTACGACCTCTACACCGGGGTGGACTTGCTCACTCCCAACACCAAGGAAGCCGGGGAGGGTGCCGGGTTCCCGGTGACGGGGCAGGATACCGTCATCCGGGCAGGACGAGCCCTGTTCGAGCGTCTGTGCTGCAACAACCTGCTGATCACCATGGGCGGAGACGGCATGGCCCTGTTCGAGGGAGTGGACTCCATTCGGCACATCCCCACCTTTGCCCGCAAGGTCTATGACGTGACAGGTGCAGGCGATACGGTCATTGCCACCGTGGCCTTGGCGCTGTCAGCCGGGATTGGCCTCCTGACAGCCTGCACCCTGGCAAATTACGCAGCCGGCATAGTGGTGGGCCAGGTGGGCGCGGCCACAACCTCGCTTGAAGAAATGGCGGAGACCGTAGACGAACTCCCGGAACCTCAGGTTACCAACTGGTGAAGAAGCCCGGTCATGCTCGACACGCGCGCCGTTCTGGCCGATGATGCTGCATAGGGAGTACGCCGATCAACCGGATCGCCCTGGAGGAAACCATGTCGAAAGAAGCTGTATTGAAATACAATACCGAGATTCCGACCCTTGGCCCGGCCAAGACGACCACCCCCCTTGGCCACACCAAGTATGTGGATGAAAGCCAGCCGCAGAGTCTGATCATGACGCCCGAAGAGCTGGCCGAGCTGGAAAACGATACTGTGACCATGCACTTCGAAAAGGCAGGGCCGCGAAAGAAAATCTACTTCGACCCCTCAAAGACCAAGTGTGCCATCGTCACCTGCGGCGGTATCTGTCCGGGCATCAACGATGTCATCAGGGCTCTGGTCCTGGAGGCGCATTTCAACTACAACATCCGCACTGTTCTTGGAATTCGTAATGGATTTCGAGGTTTTATCCCGAAGTATGGCTACGACGTCATGGAGTTGACTCCCGAACGGGTGACCAATATCCACCATTTCGGCGGCACCATTCTCGGAACCTCCCGGGAATTGCAGGACCCGGCCGAGATCGTCGATTCCCTGGAGCGGCTCAATATTAACGTCCTGTTCGTTATCGGCGGCGACGGCTCCATGCGGGCCGCCAAGGCAATCATGGATGAAACTTTCCGCCGCAAGCGCAAGATATCCGTCATCGGGATCCCCAAGACCATCGATAACGACATCAACTTTATCACCCGATCCTTTGGTTTTGACACGGCGGTAGGGAAGGCCACCGAGGCTATTCAGTGTGCCCACGTCGAGGCTACGGGCGTGGACATGGGCGTCGGCCTGGTCAAGCTAATGGGCAGGGAGGCCGGCTTTATCGCGGCTCAGGCGACCCTTGCCTTGCAGGAGGTCAATTTCCTCCTCGTGCCCGAAGTGAAGTTCTCCCTTGAAGGGGAGAACGGTTTCCTGGCCGCCCTTGAGCGAAGGTTGGACTCTCGGAAGCACGCCGTTATCGTCTGCGCTGAAGGAGCCGGTCAGGACCTGATGTGCGAAAAAATCAAACGGGATGAATCCGGAAATCCTGAATTGGGCGACATCTGCGGCCTGCTCATGCAGCGCATCAGAGAATATTTCGAAAAACGGGGCAAAGAATGCACTCTCAAGTTCATTGATCCCAGCTACATAATTCGTTCCGTGGCGGCCAATGCCGCTGACAGGGTCTATTGCACTTTCCTTGGCCAGCAGGCCGTACACGCCGCCATGGCAGGTAAGACAGGTATGGTCGTGACCCATCTCAAGTCCAGCATGGTTCATCTTCCCTTGGATCTGGTGGCCCTCAAGCGTCGTTCTCTCAATCCGCACTCCGACTACTGGTGC encodes the following:
- the rfaE1 gene encoding D-glycero-beta-D-manno-heptose-7-phosphate kinase, producing MTLEQIHSAIAALKGNKVMIIGDLMLDHYMIGGVERISPEAPVPVVRVERESSLLGGAGNVARNIVSLGGHAMLVSTVGTDEDGNTLDRLCREAEIATKLIRDPARPTTKKTRIIASNQQVVRVDQELAVPLQQAEFDELFNYLSSVINDYPVIILSDYGKGFISREFMDRFMCLIETCERRPLVLVDPKTVNYDLYTGVDLLTPNTKEAGEGAGFPVTGQDTVIRAGRALFERLCCNNLLITMGGDGMALFEGVDSIRHIPTFARKVYDVTGAGDTVIATVALALSAGIGLLTACTLANYAAGIVVGQVGAATTSLEEMAETVDELPEPQVTNW
- a CDS encoding ATP-dependent 6-phosphofructokinase, yielding MSKEAVLKYNTEIPTLGPAKTTTPLGHTKYVDESQPQSLIMTPEELAELENDTVTMHFEKAGPRKKIYFDPSKTKCAIVTCGGICPGINDVIRALVLEAHFNYNIRTVLGIRNGFRGFIPKYGYDVMELTPERVTNIHHFGGTILGTSRELQDPAEIVDSLERLNINVLFVIGGDGSMRAAKAIMDETFRRKRKISVIGIPKTIDNDINFITRSFGFDTAVGKATEAIQCAHVEATGVDMGVGLVKLMGREAGFIAAQATLALQEVNFLLVPEVKFSLEGENGFLAALERRLDSRKHAVIVCAEGAGQDLMCEKIKRDESGNPELGDICGLLMQRIREYFEKRGKECTLKFIDPSYIIRSVAANAADRVYCTFLGQQAVHAAMAGKTGMVVTHLKSSMVHLPLDLVALKRRSLNPHSDYWCTVMESTGQESYFLT
- a CDS encoding ParB/RepB/Spo0J family partition protein, giving the protein MSSGNRGLGRGLDALLGGVREDAEITVESSEVRMIPIASITPNPHQPRREFSREALEDLSSSIKARGVLQPVLVRPLEEGRYELVAGERRMRASKMAGLEEIPTLVRDMTDQESLAIALIENLQREDLNAVEEALGYQQLQRQFGLSQEELARQVGKSRSAVANSLRLLNLPESIQTDIQQGALTAGHGRAIMSVADNAIQDELHRRIADNGLTVRQAEAQAVFWKQNGRLPGAEEVGEPVSNSRSGTSVTKPIDPKLKELQTRLGDLLNIKVKISGSQEKGKITMSYSDEDSLRSIVEKLGSEMI
- the coaBC gene encoding bifunctional phosphopantothenoylcysteine decarboxylase/phosphopantothenate--cysteine ligase CoaBC — translated: MQAHYGFAGFMGKRVHLGVCGSIAAYRALDLVRAFLDADCMVSATVTDAAARFVTPLSFEGLGASPVYTGMFDAATERESAFGHLEPGQTCEVMVIAPASANTIAKLANGLADDMLSCQALAFAGPKVVAPAMNPRMWANPVTRRNWDMLEKLGFIGVVPETGKVACGDTGTGRLAPVEEIFLAGLKALSPQDLNGKRVMVTLGPTREPWDAVRFWSNPSSGTMGACMAMAAYLRGAEVTVVAGPTALSFPSGMSVVQVQTAQQMNAACQDLWPSMDVACATAAVADFRPVLYGPDKFKKEQGDGLHVDFVPNPDILKGLGVSKQGYQRLIGFAAETRNIKSEASRKLKSKNLDLIAANDVSREGSGFGTATNQMYILDKAGRQESWPKLPKTEVAWRLWDHLLLD
- a CDS encoding ParA family protein, which translates into the protein MARRIVVANQKGGVGKTTTSVNLAASLAVMEKKVLLVDCDPQGNASSGLGFYPGDRRENIYTVLFDPKKVHKAIYETDVPFLHILPGTQDLVGAEIELVGEIGREHYLRELVMGIDEEYDFIIIDCPPSLGLLTVNALCAATEMLVPLQCEYYALEGIAQLLMTYEKVRKRLNTELKILGVVLTMYDGRNRLSWQVKHEVRKAFPQHLFDTIIPRNVRLSEAPSFGKPVINYDIKSKGAEAYLALAQEVERSSTAPA
- a CDS encoding NAD-dependent epimerase, coding for MKLLVTGAAGFIGFHLSLRLTNEGHEVVGLDNLDPYYDVNLKKARLDILSQSELFRHVNISLQDERSMSDLFKTEKFTHVINLAAQAGVRYSIENPMAYVNTNLVGFANVLEGCRHNEVEHLVYASSSSVYGMNTKMPLSPHEGVDHPMSLYAATKKSNEMMAHSYSNLYDLPTTGLRFFTVYGPWGRPDMALFLFTKNILEEKPINVFNYGKMRRDFTYIDDIVEGVVRVTKNIATANPDWDGDNPDPCTSSNPYRVYNIGNNQVVELSRYIEVIEEVVGKKAIYNYMPMQPGDVPATEADVSDLMQDVGFKPDTSIEFGIRKFIEWYREYYNA